The Sulfitobacter sp. SK011 genome has a window encoding:
- a CDS encoding helix-turn-helix domain-containing protein yields the protein MKRREEIEQELGLDLCPIRTVLAQIGDKWSLLVILMLRDGEYRFSAIQRAIPDISQRMLTQTLRKLERDGLVRRTVTPSIPPRVDYAITELGQSLFAPIGAMAQWAVEKQPEIVKARSVYDAAS from the coding sequence ATGAAACGACGCGAAGAAATTGAGCAAGAACTGGGGCTTGACCTGTGTCCGATCCGCACTGTGCTGGCCCAGATCGGCGATAAATGGAGCCTTCTGGTGATTTTGATGCTGCGGGACGGGGAATACCGATTCTCTGCGATCCAGCGTGCGATCCCTGATATCTCGCAACGCATGCTGACCCAGACCCTGCGCAAGCTGGAGCGGGATGGGCTGGTGCGCCGGACGGTCACGCCCAGCATTCCACCGCGTGTGGATTATGCGATCACCGAACTGGGTCAGTCGCTGTTTGCGCCCATCGGGGCGATGGCACAATGGGCCGTCGAAAAGCAGCCCGAAATTGTGAAGGCGCGCAGCGTTTATGATGCGGCTTCATAG
- a CDS encoding nuclear transport factor 2 family protein has translation MNTIFRTATAVAAVALTGLSAAADPAANKDIALGLLEQGLAKGDRDYIMTHVAEGYIQHNPQAADGREGLLGFVGFLEALDPPVSVNPVHVIADDDFVVIHQEAEFFGPKVIIDVFRFEDGKIAEHWDSIQETVTETASGRSMTDGATEITDLDKTDANKALVTALVTDVLMKGEIDKIDSYIAPEYMQHNPFVSDTRDGLKGFIAYLGENDISFWYSELHNVVAEGNFVFTQAEGVYDGTPTAFYDIWRVEDGMIVEHWDAVQAIPTEFAHENGMF, from the coding sequence ATGAACACGATCTTTCGCACCGCAACCGCTGTCGCAGCGGTTGCCCTGACCGGTCTTTCTGCAGCCGCCGATCCCGCCGCAAACAAGGACATCGCGCTGGGCTTGCTGGAGCAGGGCCTTGCCAAGGGCGACCGCGATTACATCATGACCCATGTGGCCGAAGGTTACATCCAGCACAACCCGCAGGCCGCTGATGGCCGCGAAGGTCTGCTGGGATTTGTCGGCTTTCTGGAAGCCCTCGACCCGCCGGTTTCTGTCAACCCGGTGCATGTCATCGCGGATGACGATTTTGTTGTCATCCATCAGGAGGCTGAATTCTTTGGCCCCAAGGTGATCATTGATGTGTTCCGCTTTGAAGACGGCAAGATCGCCGAACATTGGGACAGCATTCAGGAAACCGTCACTGAAACCGCAAGTGGTCGGTCAATGACCGATGGCGCAACCGAAATCACGGATCTGGATAAGACCGACGCCAACAAGGCGCTGGTCACTGCGCTGGTGACGGATGTGCTGATGAAGGGCGAAATCGACAAGATCGACAGCTACATCGCGCCTGAGTACATGCAGCACAATCCGTTCGTTTCAGACACCCGTGACGGGCTGAAAGGCTTTATCGCCTATCTGGGCGAAAACGACATTTCGTTCTGGTATTCAGAGCTGCACAATGTTGTCGCCGAAGGCAACTTTGTCTTTACCCAGGCCGAGGGTGTCTATGACGGCACGCCCACCGCCTTTTATGACATATGGCGTGTTGAAGACGGCATGATCGTGGAGCACTGGGACGCCGTGCAGGCCATCCCGACCGAATTCGCGCATGAAAACGGTATGTTCTGA
- a CDS encoding LysR substrate-binding domain-containing protein — MLNRTPNLIWLRSFEASARLLNFTEAGRELGLTQTAISLHIRTLEDTLGCKLFIRKARHLSLSAVGEAYLYTVRDALNAIDTATLSLFGPQSRGTITVRAPISTATLWLAPYLPQFTKDYPGINIRLVSTIWATSISDEDVDVDIRQGLGHWPGFEAEKISTETIVPIRQAAPARTTNGAFIQVLGNENMRKIYVAAQPRDPIGALTQITVDTTVAAVSLVASGGGHSVVQERFARQAIAAGVTIAISGPPVPFPQSHYFMQGKTQKAHRPEVEVFKSWLRGIFAD, encoded by the coding sequence ATGCTGAACCGAACGCCCAATCTGATCTGGCTCCGCAGCTTTGAGGCCTCTGCCCGTTTGCTGAATTTCACCGAGGCTGGCCGCGAACTGGGTCTGACGCAGACGGCAATCAGCCTGCACATCAGGACGTTGGAAGACACGCTGGGATGCAAGCTCTTTATCCGCAAGGCGCGGCACCTGTCACTCAGCGCAGTTGGTGAGGCGTACCTTTATACCGTGCGGGACGCTCTCAATGCGATCGACACTGCCACGCTCAGCCTTTTTGGACCCCAGTCGCGGGGCACGATCACCGTCCGCGCCCCGATTTCCACCGCAACGCTGTGGCTGGCACCCTATCTGCCGCAGTTCACCAAGGACTATCCCGGCATCAATATCCGGCTGGTCTCAACCATCTGGGCCACGTCGATTTCGGACGAAGATGTGGATGTGGATATCCGTCAGGGGCTGGGACACTGGCCGGGATTTGAAGCCGAGAAAATCTCGACTGAGACGATTGTACCCATTCGACAAGCAGCACCTGCGCGCACAACGAATGGCGCATTCATTCAGGTGCTTGGCAATGAAAACATGCGAAAGATCTACGTTGCCGCGCAGCCCCGGGACCCGATTGGCGCGCTTACACAAATCACTGTGGACACCACCGTTGCCGCCGTTTCGCTTGTCGCATCGGGCGGGGGGCACTCTGTCGTTCAGGAACGATTTGCACGTCAGGCCATTGCCGCCGGTGTGACTATCGCGATCTCCGGTCCGCCGGTTCCCTTCCCGCAATCGCACTACTTTATGCAGGGCAAAACGCAAAAGGCGCACCGGCCTGAGGTCGAGGTCTTTAAGAGCTGGCTGCGTGGGATTTTTGCAGATTAA
- a CDS encoding cupin domain-containing protein, which translates to MSDVIANDNVPICRHVVHADDLPIETGFGPQYGGATWKTLISSDRMESAEVVLGVAQIPAGGVLAPHRHPPAEFYFVMSGSGVVMLEGVANPVTSGSAVFIPGNAEHSFEAGPEGVSFAYGFAQNAFSDVEYTFSE; encoded by the coding sequence ATGAGCGACGTCATCGCCAACGACAACGTCCCAATCTGCCGGCATGTTGTGCACGCGGATGACCTGCCAATCGAGACCGGCTTTGGGCCCCAATACGGTGGCGCTACCTGGAAGACCCTGATCTCAAGCGACCGGATGGAGTCTGCTGAGGTGGTACTGGGTGTGGCCCAGATCCCGGCGGGTGGCGTTTTGGCCCCCCACCGCCATCCGCCCGCCGAGTTTTACTTTGTTATGTCCGGGTCGGGCGTTGTGATGCTGGAGGGTGTTGCCAACCCCGTCACAAGCGGATCGGCCGTGTTTATCCCCGGCAACGCCGAACACAGCTTTGAGGCGGGGCCAGAGGGCGTGTCATTCGCCTATGGTTTTGCCCAGAACGCGTTCAGCGACGTCGAATACACCTTTTCGGAATGA
- a CDS encoding NAD(P)-dependent oxidoreductase, protein MKIGFIGLGNVGGKLAGSILRNGYDLTVRDLNQDFVDGFVARGADSADSPKELAEMCDVIITCLPSPAACSDVMEAADGVIAGLSEGKIWAEMSTTDETEVKRIAELVRATGAAPIECPVSGGCHRAATGNISIFAGCDRDTFERMLPMLTTLGRRVLHTGPIGSASVLKVMTNYLATANLLTLCEAMVTMKAAGMDMATTYEAITISSGTSFVAETEGQVILNGSRDISFTMDLVLKDIGLFHKIAEQHDIPLEISPLMIEIFKDGQKRYGSRAQSDDIIRRLEDATGLSILADGFPAEMTDDEPEEPGYEVVPRGATRLVAE, encoded by the coding sequence ATGAAAATCGGATTTATCGGACTTGGGAACGTTGGCGGCAAACTTGCCGGGTCTATCCTGCGCAATGGGTATGATCTGACCGTGCGGGATCTGAACCAGGACTTTGTGGATGGTTTTGTTGCCCGTGGTGCGGACAGCGCGGACAGCCCCAAAGAACTTGCTGAGATGTGCGATGTTATCATCACCTGCCTGCCGTCGCCCGCCGCCTGTAGCGACGTGATGGAAGCCGCCGATGGCGTGATCGCCGGGCTGAGCGAAGGCAAGATCTGGGCCGAGATGTCGACCACAGATGAGACCGAGGTTAAACGCATCGCGGAACTGGTGCGCGCCACCGGGGCCGCCCCCATCGAATGCCCGGTTTCGGGCGGCTGCCACCGTGCGGCGACGGGCAACATCTCGATCTTTGCGGGCTGTGACCGGGATACTTTTGAGCGCATGTTGCCGATGCTGACCACTTTGGGCCGGCGCGTGTTGCACACAGGTCCTATTGGGTCTGCGTCGGTGCTCAAGGTAATGACAAACTATCTGGCCACCGCCAACCTGCTGACCCTTTGCGAGGCGATGGTGACAATGAAAGCCGCGGGCATGGACATGGCCACCACCTATGAGGCGATCACGATCTCGTCTGGCACATCCTTTGTCGCTGAAACCGAAGGTCAGGTCATTCTGAACGGCAGCCGCGATATTTCGTTCACCATGGATCTGGTGCTCAAGGATATCGGCCTGTTTCACAAGATCGCGGAACAGCATGACATCCCGCTCGAAATCAGCCCGCTGATGATCGAGATATTCAAGGATGGGCAAAAACGCTATGGCAGCCGTGCACAATCTGACGACATCATTCGCAGGTTGGAAGATGCCACGGGCCTGTCGATTCTGGCAGATGGCTTCCCGGCCGAGATGACCGACGATGAACCCGAAGAGCCGGGGTATGAAGTGGTGCCGCGTGGCGCAACCCGGCTGGTCGCCGAATAG
- a CDS encoding aldehyde dehydrogenase family protein, protein MENLDKFFIGGKWVQPHSDRTFAVTNPATEAQIGQIILGDQRDVDAAVAAAVSAFDSYGQTTQAERLELLEALLKETRSRTEDLAQAMRQEMGAPITLAREAQADAGIGHLEAFIETLRGQDARETLANGDVQLREPIGVCGLITPWNWPINQIALKVIPALATGCTCVLKPSEYTPLSAMIYAEIIEAAGFPPGVFNLIYGDGPTVGAALSRHPDIQMMSFTGSLRAGIAITKDAADTVKRVTLELGSKSPNLVFDDCDLETQVTESVQACMVNTGQSCDAPTRLLVQRSCYDRALVIAKAACGAIKVGDPAQEGDHIGPLFDKIQFDRVQSMIQLGLDEGATLLAGGLGRPEGLNVGWFAKPTIFADVRNEMRIAQEEIFGPVLVIIPFEDEADAIAIANDTPYGLAAYVQTGDEARAERVASKLRAGAVHINGAPFRYGSPFGGYKQSGNGREGGLPGLEDYQEIKVLHYPD, encoded by the coding sequence ATGGAAAATCTGGACAAGTTCTTTATCGGCGGCAAGTGGGTCCAGCCGCACTCGGACCGCACGTTTGCGGTAACCAACCCGGCCACCGAAGCGCAGATTGGCCAGATCATTCTGGGCGATCAGCGCGATGTGGACGCGGCTGTTGCGGCGGCGGTATCCGCCTTTGACAGCTATGGCCAGACAACACAGGCAGAGCGGCTGGAATTGCTGGAGGCGTTGCTGAAAGAGACCCGCAGCCGCACCGAAGACCTTGCACAGGCCATGCGTCAGGAGATGGGCGCGCCGATCACACTGGCACGCGAGGCGCAGGCGGACGCAGGTATCGGCCATCTGGAAGCCTTCATTGAAACATTGCGGGGGCAGGACGCCCGCGAAACGCTTGCAAATGGCGATGTTCAACTGCGTGAACCTATCGGGGTCTGCGGATTGATCACACCGTGGAACTGGCCAATCAACCAGATCGCGCTGAAGGTCATTCCGGCGCTGGCGACGGGCTGCACCTGTGTGCTGAAACCCTCGGAATACACGCCGCTCTCCGCGATGATCTATGCCGAGATCATCGAGGCCGCAGGCTTTCCCCCCGGCGTTTTCAACCTGATCTACGGCGATGGCCCCACGGTCGGCGCGGCCCTGTCGCGGCATCCGGACATTCAGATGATGTCGTTCACCGGCTCCCTGCGCGCCGGGATCGCGATCACCAAAGACGCCGCCGATACCGTCAAACGTGTCACGCTGGAGCTGGGCAGCAAGTCGCCCAACCTTGTGTTTGACGACTGCGATCTTGAGACGCAGGTCACGGAATCTGTACAGGCCTGCATGGTGAACACCGGTCAGTCCTGCGACGCGCCAACCCGTCTTTTGGTGCAGCGGTCCTGCTATGACCGGGCCTTGGTCATCGCCAAGGCGGCTTGTGGGGCAATCAAGGTGGGCGACCCTGCGCAGGAGGGCGACCACATCGGCCCGCTCTTTGACAAGATCCAGTTTGACCGGGTGCAGTCCATGATCCAACTCGGGCTGGACGAGGGGGCAACCTTGCTCGCGGGGGGGCTGGGTCGGCCAGAAGGGTTGAATGTGGGATGGTTCGCGAAACCGACCATTTTTGCCGATGTCCGTAACGAAATGCGCATTGCGCAGGAAGAAATCTTCGGTCCGGTGCTTGTTATCATCCCATTCGAGGATGAGGCCGACGCCATCGCCATTGCCAATGACACCCCTTATGGCCTTGCGGCTTACGTCCAGACCGGTGATGAGGCGCGGGCCGAGCGGGTGGCGTCAAAGCTGCGGGCGGGTGCGGTGCATATCAACGGCGCGCCCTTCCGATATGGCTCACCCTTTGGCGGCTACAAACAATCGGGCAACGGCCGCGAAGGCGGATTGCCCGGATTGGAAGACTATCAGGAAATCAAGGTGCTGCACTATCCGGACTGA
- a CDS encoding RidA family protein, which produces MSTTLRKIGGSARFSAIASHGGQVHLAGQVSQLKDGDIIAQSDDVFAKVDALLAEAGTDRGQIISVQVWLSDMGDYAGFNQAWDSWVSGIAPPTRVCVEARLAQPFYKVELLVIAAAPVEALAG; this is translated from the coding sequence ATGTCCACGACCCTCAGAAAAATCGGCGGCTCTGCCAGGTTCTCTGCAATCGCATCACATGGCGGGCAGGTTCACCTTGCCGGTCAGGTTTCGCAACTGAAAGACGGCGACATCATCGCCCAGTCAGACGACGTCTTTGCCAAGGTCGATGCCCTTCTGGCAGAAGCCGGAACGGATCGTGGTCAGATCATTTCCGTGCAGGTCTGGCTGTCGGATATGGGCGACTACGCCGGGTTCAATCAGGCGTGGGACAGCTGGGTCAGCGGGATTGCACCCCCGACACGGGTCTGTGTTGAAGCACGCCTTGCGCAACCGTTTTACAAGGTCGAACTTCTGGTGATCGCTGCGGCCCCTGTTGAGGCGTTGGCCGGATAA